In the genome of Vicia villosa cultivar HV-30 ecotype Madison, WI linkage group LG7, Vvil1.0, whole genome shotgun sequence, one region contains:
- the LOC131620235 gene encoding uncharacterized protein LOC131620235, with protein MLAGSLGQMPQANAGNWNADDDEYRALGKFQRKNPPIFEGEHEPDKAQAWLKEIEKIFRVMNCTDAQKRSKCLKFVNGLRPDIKKAIGYQQITRFAKLINKSRIYDEDSRESTSHYKAMNDKKGQFRGKPYDNKKKAGFGGKPSGGVSSAPIKCFKCGVEGHRAVNCSKVEVTCFKCGKSGHKANECRGGSKRFWD; from the exons atgttggctggatctcttggtcAAATGCCTCAAGCTAATGCTGGAAATTGGAATGCTGATGATGATGAGTACCGTGCTTTAGGGAAGTTCCAGAGGAAAAATCCTCCTATCTTTGAGGGTGAGCATGAaccggataaagctcaagcttggttgaaggaGATTGAGAAGATTTTTCGAGTCATGAATTGTACCGATGCTCAGaaa aggtcaaagtgtttgaagtttgtcaATGGTTTGAGACCggatatcaagaaggcgattgGTTATCAACAGATTACCCGTTTTGCTAAGTTGATCAAtaagagtcggatttatgatgaggatagtagggagagtaCTTCTCACTACAAGGCgatgaatgataagaaaggtcaaTTCCGTGGAAAACCATACGACAATAAGAAGAAGGCTGGTTTTGGCggaaagccaagtgggggagtaTCTAGTGCTccgattaagtgttttaaatgtggaGTTGAGGGACATCGTGCTGTTAATTGTTCCAAAGTCGAGGtaacatgtttcaagtgtggcaagagtgGTCACAAAGCAAACGAGTGTAGAGGTGGTTCGaag agattttgggattga